The Setaria viridis chromosome 9, Setaria_viridis_v4.0, whole genome shotgun sequence sequence TGTGCTTCAGAAGGATGGGATTGCTGACATGCTGGATGACAATTGGTAGTACTAACATTAAAATCATGAGTTACGGTTCTTGATGCATACTCAGCTGATGTGCTAGGTTTCTTACCAAGGATGGACTCATGTGTTACTCTCGCTTGCTCAACCGGTGTGCTAGGCTTACCAAGGATGGACTCATGTGATGCTTTCACTTGCTCAAGTGATGTGCTAGGTTTCTTACCAAGGATGGACTCATGTGGTGCTTTCACTTGATGCAAATGAGCAGAAGCTACAGGTTTTTTAGCTGATGAATGGGACGGAGTAGAAGTTGGCGATGATGAAACAGAAGCTTGGTCTATCTCAATTGTACGGTTTCCAATAGGACGGCCATGGACTCTAACTGAACAAACTTGCTTTTCTGCAGAGCCAAATGTGACGTTCATCTTCTTTACATACTTCTGAGGTGGCTTCACCCCAGGTTGACTGACTGCCTTTCCCTTATTACCACCTGTTGTAAACTCAGAATGAAGCTTATTCTGTGGTCTTAAATGCTGAGACATTTGATTATAATGACCATTAGTAGGACCCAGATCAAGAGTTGCATTTCTTAGCACCCATTCCGTCGATGTGCTAGGTTTCTCACCAGGGACAGATCTGTTTGTCGCTTCCATTTGTTGCGAATGAGTAGACAACACAGATTTATGAGATGGCAACTTGGACAAAGTAGGGGTTTCTTGTGGAACTGAGGTATCCGCCTTTGCACATGCCAGTGAGCTACTTGATGATGATAATGACGAAGCAGGGTCTATCTCACTCAATGTGCTTCCTGTATAACTTTTAGAAACTCCATCAGCTGGCACTACTCGATCTTGAGTAATTGCAGGAGTAGATGAAATACTTGCCTTCTTCACATACTTTTGAAGTGGTTTCACTCTATTTTGATTACCTGCCTTTCCATTACTATCACCTTTACCATGTTCAGAACAAACCTTACTTTGCGAGCACTTCAATGTATCCAAACTATTCACGTTCAGCTTGCAACCTAACACACTTCTTGCAGGCGGCGGCTCTggcagcagcagctctcctACTGTGAGGTTTTCCCAGAGCCAAACCTTCTTAGCTGCGGCAGCAAGCGCCTGAGAAGATGCATTGGGAGGTCGTACTAGCAGTATATCATAGCGCTTCATCCTAAGCCTGTGAAGGAGATCAGATAGATCCTGATCGCCTGAGATAAGCAAGTAATTGCCCGGTGGAGGATTGTCGAATGCCCAGAACAACATGTCAACAAGCATCCTCTTCTCACTTGTGTCTTTGCTCCCTGGCAATCGACAGGGTGGGGAAAAGAATACGATAAGTTTTACAGGGAATCCGATTGCCAACGCGCTCCACTTAGGCGGCAATGGAGTGAGCGGGAAGGGAGAGGGTCCATACCGGCGGGGACGTGGTTGAGGCAGATGCCGGTGGCGGAGAGCGCCGCGAGGACGGGCGGGGGGACGCGGGCGGCGTCGCCGTAGGCGGCGATCGAGACGGGGCCCGCGtaccccgcggcggcgagcgcggcgatgAGGTTGTGGGCGATGCGGTGCGGGTCGCAGCGGCCGCGGGGCACCGCGCACTTGTCGATGTCCCACCACACCGACGTCTTcgacgtcgtcggcgccgccgccgtcgcaggcGCGCACTCGCCCATTGCCCTCCGCGGGTCCGATGCGCTGTTGATCGGAGGGCTGGCTTAGGgtttcgccggcggcggcgcggacggtGGTGGAGCCGTCGGGGCCGGGCGGGGTGGAATCCTTAttggttttttcttttcatggtCTTGCCTTCGAAGTACTATCTGAACTTTACACGTAGACGCACACCACACGCTCAAGACTTCCATCCTATACTCATACTCACGGATACCAGTTGGGACCGAACCTGCAACCTCCATAGGAGGCTGCTGACCAACTAGTCGCAGTCCTGTTCGCGAGTCCTTATTGGTTTGGacaccggcgccgcctccaccaaaaCAAGAGGAATCGGAGACCGACGGGGCGACTCGTTAAATTGAATGGATCAGATCAATTCGTGCTCCTTTCGTGTTGCCGTGTATGGAAAGATCTATCTGATTTGTGCGTTTGGGCACATTTGTTTGTGAGTTcactaaaatatttttaaaatttgaatGGGCATACATTTGAGTGCTCACTACAAGTTTGTCGAACTAATTTCGTAGATTGCTGACAACTTGTACAAACGAAAAATTCAACATTCAGGCTTTTTTGGTTTGTGCTTCCTAGGCTCCTAGCCCAAGAACATATTGTTCTCTGAATATTTTCTTGCAGCCATATGTGGAGAAAAGACGGCGCCCCCTGGACGTGAACTTGCATGAGTGTTCtccatttttccttttcttagagcaactccaagaggctgctaatcttatccCCAATACcctttttaggaaaaaagagagaaaaaataaactccaacaatccacctaaaccttccccaattttttagtgacgctaaaaaacagcctgccaccgcgtatattttagcgttggcgttccttccccaatcctgattcccgcacgcccgcgcgtcccttccgatgggcccaatacgatgacgtggcctgtgtttgaaatattgggagctatttattagcgatctgctgtga is a genomic window containing:
- the LOC117837903 gene encoding uncharacterized protein, yielding MGECAPATAAAPTTSKTSVWWDIDKCAVPRGRCDPHRIAHNLIAALAAAGYAGPVSIAAYGDAARVPPPVLAALSATGICLNHVPAGSKDTSEKRMLVDMLFWAFDNPPPGNYLLISGDQDLSDLLHRLRMKRYDILLVRPPNASSQALAAAAKKVWLWENLTVGELLLPEPPPARSVLGCKLNVNSLDTLKCSQSKVCSEHGKGDSNGKAGNQNRVKPLQKYVKKASISSTPAITQDRVVPADGVSKSYTGSTLSEIDPASSLSSSSSSLACAKADTSVPQETPTLSKLPSHKSVLSTHSQQMEATNRSVPGEKPSTSTEWVLRNATLDLGPTNGHYNQMSQHLRPQNKLHSEFTTGGNKGKAVSQPGVKPPQKYVKKMNVTFGSAEKQVCSVRVHGRPIGNRTIEIDQASVSSSPTSTPSHSSAKKPVASAHLHQVKAPHESILGKKPSTSLEQVKASHESILGKPSTPVEQARVTHESILGKKPSTSAEYASRTVTHDFNVSTTNCHPACQQSHPSEAQNKLPCYSYMGDSGGKVGNEHKLNKDQVYVRCINVSSASASNEMNPFNGLIDNSKGITLSYPSQSLTAIPSSKSLESAKANDSIPLLSAHKSLKTDHLHQDGAASAFGNKISTSFQCTGKDETFVFGVSSGQYHPTYPQAQSSLLPEQHNSGTHPHIESPRGSSASQSVVHNGVSSAQIQTWSSGSPFDGLDYMCIGFSRLNISECPRGTAETTSFQGAPTNDPSMKMPDISGHLTGFHDSRSCFHLGSNTSCYLNHSSDPKSSHPPCSDNCGAGHQPNLSIDMQSYRHSGDKPEYLPDSPRNEGTIGIILHALGILKTEKIFPTESNIADCICYGEMNLTGFDVKKALELAIQHEAVVMKKLLHDMPLFVAKDESLWKCVNVTNSKAKNPIEELERVHKYISSPDGYSAVKNSQSRYQAATILKRSCLQHCALGDILQVLHIVIVRKKWIVPHSSGWQPLSINTTDIATTDATAKVKS